A single Henriciella sp. AS95 DNA region contains:
- a CDS encoding AlpA family phage regulatory protein — translation MTYYQDLPETGFLRLKSIIAPFGPIPVSKSTWWAGVKDGRFPKPQKLGKRITVWRVEDIRALIDAENNSN, via the coding sequence ATGACTTACTACCAAGACTTACCGGAAACTGGTTTTCTTCGTCTTAAATCAATAATCGCTCCCTTTGGCCCGATCCCCGTAAGCAAGTCGACGTGGTGGGCGGGCGTGAAAGACGGTCGATTTCCGAAACCTCAGAAACTGGGCAAGCGGATAACCGTCTGGCGAGTGGAAGACATCCGTGCGCTGATTGATGCTGAGAACAATTCAAACTGA